One window of Marinobacterium aestuarii genomic DNA carries:
- a CDS encoding phosphate/phosphite/phosphonate ABC transporter substrate-binding protein produces the protein MLYRHQHSPVYPHVSSHPRPVMLLRWAAILLLVVASLLADALTLAPRAATQEPLTLGILPRRNATLTTELFTPLVEYLSKSLGRKIQLVTSKDFDSFLQDVKDERFDIVHYNQFHYVRSSVQYRVIAHNREFDRSTVAGALYVKKDSGITRVEQLRGKTIIFGGGQDAMMSYILPRYLLMQAGLQPGDYREIFAKSPPNSLIGLYYDEAQASGAGDILIDLKVVKDSVDTSQLTHLAVTEQLLHLPWAVRRTMEDEDAAQIQALLIGLEASQEGLAILKQAQMTGIGIANDDSYAPHRRIIDQVMPPSQDRP, from the coding sequence ATGTTATATCGCCACCAGCATTCACCTGTCTATCCCCATGTCTCCAGCCACCCGCGCCCAGTCATGCTGCTGCGATGGGCCGCTATCCTGCTGCTGGTCGTGGCTTCACTGCTGGCCGATGCTCTGACCCTGGCGCCCCGGGCCGCAACCCAGGAGCCGCTGACGCTCGGCATACTGCCAAGGCGCAACGCGACCCTGACAACGGAACTCTTTACGCCCCTGGTTGAATACCTGAGCAAGTCGCTCGGACGCAAGATACAACTGGTCACATCAAAGGACTTCGACAGTTTTCTGCAGGACGTAAAGGATGAGCGTTTCGATATAGTGCACTACAACCAGTTCCATTATGTCCGTTCATCCGTGCAGTACCGCGTCATCGCCCATAACAGGGAGTTCGACCGCAGCACTGTCGCCGGCGCACTCTATGTCAAAAAAGATAGCGGTATTACCCGCGTCGAACAGTTACGCGGCAAGACGATCATTTTTGGCGGCGGCCAGGACGCCATGATGAGCTATATACTGCCACGCTACCTGCTGATGCAGGCCGGTCTGCAGCCGGGTGACTACCGGGAAATTTTTGCCAAAAGTCCACCCAACTCACTGATCGGACTGTACTATGATGAAGCCCAGGCCAGCGGTGCTGGCGATATTCTGATCGACCTCAAGGTGGTCAAGGACAGTGTGGACACCAGTCAGCTGACCCACCTTGCCGTCACAGAACAGCTGTTGCACCTGCCCTGGGCAGTACGCCGCACCATGGAGGACGAAGACGCGGCACAAATTCAGGCGCTGCTGATCGGTCTCGAAGCCAGCCAGGAAGGCTTGGCAATCCTTAAACAGGCCCAAATGACTGGCATAGGAATTGCCAATGACGACAGCTACGCCCCCCACAGGCGTATCATTGATCAGGTCATGCCGCCCAGTCAGGATCGTCCCTGA
- a CDS encoding thiazole synthase produces the protein MHDPENESDRFTIDGQLFDSRLLLDIGYYRDPQRALIAARASGAEILCVSVRRNNLGQRNDEANLLDTLTPDEFMILPSSSGCYNAEDAIECCHQARELLNGQNLVKLEVLGDEQTLYPDIPATLSAAQTLINDGFRLLVYCNDDPVIARRLEAMGAAALMPMGAPPGSHLTQYNPGNLRRLIDQASIPVLLGGICRASDAALAMELGCDAVVIDRAIAHAQEPVLMAQAMCFAVQAGRQGYLAE, from the coding sequence ATGCATGACCCGGAAAACGAATCTGATCGCTTTACCATCGACGGCCAGCTGTTCGACTCGCGCCTGCTGCTCGATATTGGCTACTACCGCGATCCACAGCGCGCCCTGATTGCCGCCAGAGCCAGTGGTGCAGAAATCCTCTGTGTCTCGGTACGGCGCAACAATCTTGGCCAGCGCAACGACGAAGCCAATCTGCTCGACACCCTCACTCCCGACGAATTCATGATCCTGCCCAGCAGTTCCGGCTGCTACAACGCAGAGGATGCCATCGAATGCTGCCACCAGGCCCGTGAACTGCTCAATGGCCAGAATCTGGTAAAACTGGAAGTGCTCGGCGATGAGCAGACGCTTTACCCCGATATTCCGGCGACCCTGAGCGCGGCACAGACACTGATCAACGACGGCTTTCGGTTGCTGGTCTACTGCAATGACGATCCGGTCATCGCCAGGCGCCTGGAAGCCATGGGCGCCGCCGCCCTGATGCCCATGGGCGCGCCGCCGGGCTCGCATCTGACGCAGTACAACCCCGGCAACCTGCGCAGACTCATTGATCAGGCCAGCATACCGGTGCTGCTCGGCGGTATCTGCCGCGCCTCCGATGCAGCGCTGGCGATGGAGCTGGGGTGTGATGCGGTGGTAATAGACAGGGCCATAGCCCACGCCCAGGAACCGGTATTAATGGCCCAGGCCATGTGTTTTGCCGTACAGGCCGGCCGCCAGGGTTATCTGGCAGAATAA
- the thiS gene encoding sulfur carrier protein ThiS, producing the protein MIQCHINGQATRIPEGHSLTDLIEQLGLSGRRLAIELNAEIVPRTAHATVTLNNNDRVEIVHAIGGG; encoded by the coding sequence ATGATTCAGTGTCACATCAATGGCCAGGCCACCCGGATACCTGAAGGTCACAGCCTTACCGACCTGATCGAACAGCTGGGTCTTAGCGGACGACGCCTGGCAATAGAGCTGAATGCAGAGATAGTGCCGCGCACAGCGCATGCAACTGTGACGCTGAATAACAACGATCGCGTGGAGATCGTCCACGCCATTGGCGGGGGCTGA
- a CDS encoding aspartate aminotransferase family protein: protein MKHDVNEYDAVAVIASDRKHVWHHITQHKQFEQNDPMVIVEGKGMRVWDAKGNEYLDMVSGGVWTVNVGYGRESIADAVRDQLVKMNYFAQSAGNIPAAQFAEKLIEKMPGMSRVYYSNSGSEANEKAFKIVRQIAHRKYGGKKHKILFRERDYHGTTITALSATGQFERKHQYGPFTPGFVEFPHCSEYRSQFGDVDDYGVRAALEMEKVILAEGPDTVGAVCLEPITAGGGVITPPQGYWDKIQEICKKYDILLHIDEVVCGLGRTGKWFGYQHYGIKPDMVTMAKGVASGYAAISCTVTTEAVFDAFKDDPSDRMSYFRDISTFGGCTAGPAAALANMKIIEDENLLENATQMGEYLMGRLHQLYDKYDVIGDVRGKGLFAGLELVKDRQSKEPVDESLAIAIAADCMKQGVIIGRTNRSFEQFNNTLCFSPALIVTQAELDQMIDALDNAFARLAPNA, encoded by the coding sequence ATGAAGCACGATGTAAACGAATACGACGCAGTCGCCGTTATAGCCAGTGATCGCAAGCATGTTTGGCATCACATTACCCAGCACAAGCAGTTCGAGCAGAACGATCCGATGGTGATCGTGGAAGGCAAGGGCATGCGCGTCTGGGATGCCAAGGGCAATGAATATCTGGACATGGTGTCCGGGGGTGTCTGGACGGTGAACGTAGGCTACGGCCGCGAGTCCATCGCCGATGCGGTGCGCGATCAGCTGGTGAAGATGAACTACTTCGCCCAGTCCGCCGGCAACATTCCGGCGGCGCAGTTCGCTGAAAAGCTGATTGAAAAAATGCCTGGCATGAGTCGCGTTTACTACTCCAACTCGGGCTCTGAAGCCAACGAGAAGGCGTTCAAAATCGTGCGTCAGATTGCCCACAGGAAGTACGGTGGCAAGAAGCACAAGATTCTGTTCCGTGAGCGTGACTACCACGGCACCACCATCACTGCCCTGAGCGCCACCGGTCAGTTTGAGCGCAAGCATCAGTACGGCCCCTTTACCCCGGGTTTTGTTGAGTTCCCGCATTGCAGCGAATACCGCTCGCAGTTCGGTGATGTCGACGACTACGGTGTGCGTGCTGCGCTGGAAATGGAAAAGGTCATTCTGGCCGAAGGTCCCGATACCGTGGGTGCGGTCTGCCTGGAGCCGATCACCGCCGGCGGTGGCGTGATTACGCCGCCCCAGGGTTACTGGGACAAGATTCAGGAAATCTGCAAGAAGTACGACATCCTGCTGCACATCGACGAAGTCGTCTGTGGCCTGGGTCGTACCGGCAAATGGTTCGGTTATCAGCACTACGGCATCAAGCCTGACATGGTGACCATGGCCAAGGGTGTAGCGTCCGGTTATGCGGCTATTTCCTGCACCGTGACCACCGAAGCCGTGTTTGACGCCTTCAAGGATGATCCGTCTGATCGCATGAGCTACTTCCGTGATATCAGCACCTTCGGCGGCTGCACCGCAGGTCCTGCGGCGGCACTGGCCAACATGAAGATCATTGAGGACGAAAACCTGCTTGAGAACGCCACTCAGATGGGTGAGTACCTGATGGGGCGCCTGCACCAGCTGTATGACAAGTATGACGTCATTGGTGATGTGCGCGGCAAGGGACTCTTCGCGGGTCTGGAGCTGGTCAAGGACCGCCAGAGCAAGGAGCCGGTGGATGAAAGCCTGGCGATCGCCATCGCGGCAGACTGCATGAAGCAGGGCGTGATCATTGGCCGCACCAACCGCAGCTTCGAGCAGTTCAACAATACGCTGTGCTTCAGCCCGGCGCTGATTGTGACCCAGGCGGAGCTGGATCAGATGATCGATGCGCTGGACAACGCCTTCGCCCGTCTGGCCCCCAACGCCTGA
- a CDS encoding tRNA-uridine aminocarboxypropyltransferase — MPGGSRVSRCERCLLPQLRCICEYRVEIEAQARFWLLTHRNEVYKPTNTGRLILDTIARSRTFAWSRTEPDPDLLEQLANPGLDPYLVFPAAPDYDQRMVEFEPKPGREPVFIILDGTWRQARRMFRHSRYLDQVPVIEPRSQRQTRYDLRTQAQDHHLCTCEVAAALLEQIGDAPSAEVLDAYFEVFNEYYHASRRTRPMSDLAASKQRLAEARAQALEN, encoded by the coding sequence TTGCCCGGGGGTTCCAGAGTTAGTCGCTGTGAGCGCTGCCTGCTGCCGCAGCTGCGCTGCATCTGTGAATACCGCGTTGAGATTGAGGCGCAGGCGCGCTTCTGGCTGCTGACACACCGCAATGAGGTCTACAAGCCGACCAATACTGGTCGGCTGATTCTGGATACCATCGCCCGGTCTCGCACCTTTGCGTGGAGTCGCACCGAGCCTGACCCCGACCTGCTGGAGCAACTCGCCAATCCGGGCCTAGACCCTTACCTGGTGTTTCCTGCAGCACCGGATTATGACCAGCGCATGGTGGAGTTCGAGCCCAAGCCCGGTCGCGAGCCGGTATTCATCATTCTTGACGGTACCTGGCGACAGGCGCGGCGCATGTTTCGTCACAGTCGTTACCTGGATCAGGTGCCGGTGATAGAGCCGCGCAGCCAGCGCCAAACCCGCTACGATCTGCGCACCCAGGCGCAGGATCATCATCTGTGCACCTGTGAAGTGGCAGCCGCCTTGCTGGAGCAGATAGGGGATGCGCCCAGCGCTGAGGTGCTGGACGCCTATTTCGAAGTCTTCAACGAGTACTACCATGCCTCCCGGCGTACGCGGCCAATGAGTGATCTAGCCGCGTCCAAGCAGCGCCTGGCCGAAGCACGGGCGCAAGCGCTGGAGAACTGA
- a CDS encoding c-type cytochrome, whose product MELSQRTLKITQLGLLLALLAGLYGVAQSYHGERAQIRQSAVTLTPGCEAKLSDYGLKPGDVYISPYIEQKTGQQVVRQGYSAEDVRAIERGCNIIDDLQGQHAEDNRLERWNSTRFVRGNQTSCDHCHQGIGDKQNPDGEPQIGSLSLGASWVMADMYDRFTGILLPYELRQMQCYINSSNGFKPNIADDLIGDVTAYSRFLSAALDLRIGNRYPEQGIDEVTASMTDKRGDDYVRGQSLYRDKCAQCHGQQGLGTLVDKQVLFPAVAGPDAFNLQSRNNFSFVSTILPGFICRNMPLGQEGTLEPQECRDIAFYISNLPRPAGDKQGPLAAAWQQVMMFVMPPLVAAVENFHANKP is encoded by the coding sequence ATGGAACTCTCCCAGCGAACCCTGAAAATCACCCAGTTAGGGCTGCTGCTCGCCCTGCTGGCAGGCCTCTACGGCGTGGCCCAGAGTTATCACGGCGAACGGGCGCAGATTCGCCAGAGCGCGGTCACGCTCACACCCGGCTGTGAGGCGAAGCTGTCGGACTATGGGCTCAAGCCCGGCGACGTCTACATTTCGCCCTACATCGAGCAAAAGACCGGCCAGCAGGTCGTCAGGCAGGGTTACAGCGCAGAAGATGTGCGCGCCATTGAGCGCGGCTGCAATATCATCGACGACCTGCAGGGCCAGCATGCCGAGGACAATCGGCTCGAGCGCTGGAACTCGACCCGCTTTGTACGCGGTAACCAGACCAGCTGTGATCACTGCCACCAGGGGATCGGCGACAAGCAGAACCCCGACGGCGAGCCCCAGATAGGTTCCCTGAGCCTGGGGGCCTCCTGGGTCATGGCCGACATGTATGACCGCTTCACCGGCATCTTGCTGCCCTACGAACTGCGCCAGATGCAGTGCTATATCAACTCATCCAATGGCTTCAAGCCCAATATCGCCGACGATCTGATCGGCGATGTGACGGCTTACAGCCGCTTTCTGTCCGCCGCGCTGGATCTTCGTATCGGCAACCGCTACCCCGAACAGGGTATCGACGAGGTCACCGCCTCCATGACCGACAAGCGCGGTGACGACTATGTGCGCGGACAGTCGCTGTACCGGGACAAATGCGCCCAGTGCCATGGCCAGCAGGGGCTGGGCACCCTGGTGGACAAGCAGGTACTCTTCCCCGCCGTGGCCGGCCCCGATGCCTTCAACCTGCAATCACGCAACAACTTTTCCTTTGTTTCGACCATCCTGCCCGGATTTATCTGCCGCAATATGCCACTGGGCCAGGAAGGTACCCTGGAGCCCCAGGAATGCCGCGACATCGCCTTTTATATCAGCAACCTGCCCAGACCCGCCGGCGACAAGCAGGGACCGCTGGCCGCGGCCTGGCAGCAGGTGATGATGTTTGTCATGCCACCCCTGGTGGCTGCCGTTGAAAACTTTCACGCCAACAAGCCGTAA
- a CDS encoding PLP-dependent aminotransferase family protein, whose product MFQLFHLSPEKPASLQQQLREQIAAGILNGNIPLDSPLPSSRKLAKQLNIARNTVVLAYEHLLDDGYLIARERSGYYVNPDIMSGKVVIKQSPVAAVEGTPPDWSSCLKLYPSNQQNLSKPRDWQKYPYPFIYGQFDPTLFPTNNWRECCRDAVSVPAIRDWASDRFDNDDPLLVEQIRTRLLPRRGVWASADQILVTVGAQQALYMLARLLLDKDSIMGVEDPGYLDIRNISTLNPSQVRPLPVDGDGLIVDDSLNDLDCLYVTPSHQCPTTATMPIERRYELLKRANEHDFVIIEDDYESETNFKSNPIPALKSLDSSGRVLYVGSLSKTLAPGLRLGYLVGSAEFIREARALRRLMLRHPAANNQRSVALFLERGYHDALIMTIMRAYEERWQEMGAALSEFLPASSQKPSFGGSCYWVEGPEGLDARLLRKEAADRGILIESGDLHFAGENPPLNFFRLGYSSIGAERIRPGIKALAELISDMT is encoded by the coding sequence ATGTTTCAACTCTTTCACCTTTCTCCAGAAAAACCCGCCAGCCTGCAGCAACAGCTGCGTGAGCAGATTGCCGCCGGCATACTGAACGGCAATATTCCCCTGGATAGCCCGCTACCTTCCAGTCGCAAGCTGGCCAAGCAGCTCAATATTGCGCGCAACACCGTCGTGCTGGCTTACGAACATCTGCTGGATGATGGCTATCTGATCGCCCGCGAGCGCAGTGGCTACTACGTCAACCCGGACATCATGTCGGGCAAGGTGGTGATCAAGCAGAGCCCCGTGGCCGCGGTGGAAGGCACGCCGCCGGACTGGTCGAGCTGTCTCAAGCTGTATCCGTCGAATCAGCAGAACTTGAGCAAGCCGCGGGACTGGCAAAAATACCCCTATCCGTTTATCTACGGTCAGTTCGATCCGACGCTCTTTCCCACCAACAACTGGCGCGAGTGCTGCCGCGATGCCGTGAGTGTGCCGGCGATTCGCGACTGGGCGTCGGACAGGTTCGACAACGACGATCCGCTGCTGGTGGAACAGATACGTACCCGCCTGTTGCCACGCAGAGGTGTCTGGGCGTCGGCTGATCAGATACTGGTGACCGTAGGCGCCCAGCAGGCGCTCTACATGCTGGCGCGTCTGCTGCTCGACAAGGACAGCATCATGGGCGTGGAGGATCCGGGCTATCTGGATATCCGCAATATCTCGACGCTCAATCCGTCCCAGGTGCGGCCGCTGCCGGTGGACGGCGATGGTCTGATTGTGGATGACAGCCTGAACGACCTCGATTGCCTCTATGTGACGCCGAGTCACCAGTGCCCGACGACCGCCACCATGCCCATAGAGCGGCGTTACGAGCTGCTCAAGCGGGCCAACGAGCACGACTTTGTCATCATCGAAGATGACTACGAAAGCGAAACCAACTTCAAGTCCAACCCGATTCCGGCGCTGAAAAGCCTGGATAGCAGCGGGCGGGTGCTTTATGTCGGCAGTCTGTCCAAGACGCTGGCGCCGGGCCTGCGGCTGGGCTATCTGGTGGGGTCGGCAGAGTTTATTCGCGAGGCCAGGGCGCTGCGCCGCCTGATGCTGCGCCACCCTGCGGCCAACAACCAGCGCTCGGTGGCACTCTTCCTGGAACGGGGCTACCACGATGCCCTGATCATGACCATTATGCGGGCCTACGAGGAGCGCTGGCAGGAAATGGGCGCGGCCCTGAGCGAATTTCTGCCGGCATCGTCGCAGAAACCCAGCTTCGGCGGTTCCTGTTACTGGGTCGAGGGGCCCGAGGGGCTGGATGCGCGTCTGCTGCGCAAGGAAGCGGCTGACCGTGGCATCCTGATCGAGTCTGGCGATCTGCATTTTGCGGGTGAAAACCCGCCGCTCAACTTCTTCCGGCTGGGGTATTCGTCCATCGGTGCCGAGCGCATCCGCCCCGGTATCAAGGCGCTGGCCGAACTCATTTCGGACATGACCTGA
- a CDS encoding putative bifunctional diguanylate cyclase/phosphodiesterase codes for MRLASRFILIVSGILSVTLALNAYYFIHSQNQLLEQQLNERGRVLGHLIALISPEAMLSFDFLTLNEYAREVSRQRDVVYGVIVNAKGTPLTSFFNRQDPRVLDALQALDLDLETAPLTPPKTAQLVTRLSSSLYDLLPMEFPISHGDRPLGQLKVGISREQLHSQTQRQLLIQSSIYGLIILFLCSAIFWVFRYNVMGPVNRLMAASRNVGLGELEEVAVTSSDELGSLAETFNAMIHAIREEQAKLHYQANHDALTSLPNRMMAIDRLEHELHQARRHNELLAVIFIDLDNFKVVNDTMGHAAGDELLAMLGARLLSRLRDVDTLARLGGDEFLVLLPRIQNIDEVKQIATRLLEATSERMMLYSREVIVHCSIGIALYPDDGISAEELMANADNAMYQAKTPGHLPICFFTQEMNVQVRQRLQLEQDLHLAVERGELELYFQPIVQAGHCRPIGAEVLLRWQHPQNGTINPATFIPLAEATGLIIPIGDWVLQQATSLLRHWLDLGLAPGTLAINISRLQLQERLISVIQDLVTEHRIPANMLELEMTENILLDDHAKISETLDQLQAMGLKLSLDDFGTGYSSLSYLRRFSFDALKIDRSFIQGLPQDQDGCALIGAIVVMAHRLGLRVVAEGVETIEQRDFLQQQGCDYLQGYLLARPMTVDAYQATLPSQVCPRLSKDKEM; via the coding sequence GTGCGCTTAGCCTCCAGGTTCATTCTTATTGTCAGTGGCATTCTGTCGGTGACGCTCGCACTCAATGCCTACTACTTTATCCACAGCCAGAATCAGTTGCTGGAACAGCAACTTAACGAGCGCGGCCGCGTACTCGGCCACCTGATCGCACTGATCAGCCCCGAAGCCATGCTCAGCTTCGATTTCCTGACCCTCAACGAGTATGCCCGCGAAGTGTCGCGCCAGCGCGATGTCGTCTACGGCGTTATCGTCAACGCCAAAGGCACGCCCCTCACGTCCTTTTTCAATCGCCAGGACCCCCGCGTACTGGATGCCCTGCAGGCGCTTGATCTGGATCTGGAAACCGCTCCTTTGACCCCGCCCAAAACGGCCCAACTGGTGACGCGCCTGTCGTCCAGCCTTTATGACCTGCTGCCCATGGAATTTCCCATCAGCCATGGCGATCGCCCGCTGGGGCAGCTTAAGGTCGGCATCAGTCGCGAGCAGCTGCACTCCCAGACCCAGCGCCAGCTACTGATTCAAAGTTCGATCTACGGTCTGATCATCCTGTTCCTGTGCAGTGCCATCTTCTGGGTCTTCCGCTACAACGTCATGGGCCCCGTCAACCGCCTGATGGCCGCCTCCCGCAATGTCGGCCTTGGCGAATTGGAAGAAGTGGCGGTGACCTCAAGCGACGAGCTAGGCAGCCTGGCCGAAACCTTCAATGCAATGATTCACGCCATACGTGAGGAGCAGGCCAAGCTGCACTATCAAGCTAACCATGATGCGCTGACCTCACTGCCTAACCGCATGATGGCCATCGATCGGCTGGAACACGAGCTGCATCAGGCACGGCGCCACAATGAGCTGCTTGCGGTGATCTTTATTGATCTGGACAACTTCAAGGTGGTCAACGACACCATGGGACATGCCGCCGGTGACGAACTACTGGCCATGCTTGGCGCCCGCCTGCTGTCCCGTCTGCGTGATGTAGATACCCTGGCACGCCTGGGCGGTGATGAATTCCTGGTACTGCTGCCGCGGATACAGAATATTGATGAAGTGAAGCAGATCGCAACACGACTGCTCGAAGCCACCTCCGAGCGCATGATGCTGTACAGCCGTGAAGTCATAGTGCATTGCAGTATCGGCATCGCACTCTACCCGGATGATGGTATCAGCGCAGAAGAGCTCATGGCCAACGCCGACAACGCCATGTATCAGGCCAAAACCCCGGGCCACCTGCCCATCTGTTTCTTCACCCAGGAAATGAACGTGCAGGTACGCCAACGGCTGCAGCTCGAGCAGGACCTGCACCTGGCGGTCGAGCGCGGCGAGCTGGAGCTCTACTTCCAGCCCATCGTTCAGGCCGGCCATTGCCGGCCCATAGGGGCGGAAGTCTTGCTGCGCTGGCAACACCCGCAAAATGGCACTATCAACCCGGCAACCTTTATCCCCCTGGCTGAAGCCACCGGGCTGATAATCCCCATCGGCGACTGGGTGCTGCAACAGGCCACATCCTTGCTGCGACACTGGCTCGACCTGGGGCTTGCCCCCGGTACCCTGGCGATCAACATATCCCGCCTGCAACTGCAGGAACGGCTGATTTCAGTCATCCAGGATCTGGTGACAGAGCATCGCATTCCGGCGAACATGCTCGAGCTGGAGATGACGGAAAATATTCTGCTGGATGACCACGCCAAGATCAGCGAAACACTGGATCAGCTGCAGGCCATGGGGCTCAAGCTCAGCCTGGACGACTTTGGCACCGGCTACTCATCCCTCAGTTACCTGCGGCGCTTCTCCTTCGACGCACTCAAGATCGACCGCAGCTTTATTCAGGGATTGCCACAGGATCAGGACGGCTGTGCTCTTATCGGCGCCATAGTAGTGATGGCCCATCGCCTTGGGCTGCGTGTTGTCGCCGAAGGCGTGGAAACCATCGAGCAGCGTGACTTCCTGCAACAGCAGGGCTGTGATTACCTGCAAGGCTACCTGCTGGCCCGGCCCATGACGGTCGACGCCTATCAGGCAACCCTGCCCAGCCAGGTCTGCCCGCGACTGAGTAAAGACAAGGAGATGTAA
- a CDS encoding SulP family inorganic anion transporter: MHASLMNRGKDYAIGNSLLVGLTLAVVVLPQAIAFSTTLAGLPPYFGIYAAIWGVLFTALLNPSRIFHGGPNSAMSAVIGVTLLPVAPQFGNDYIGYALSLILMAGVFQLLFLLIPALGRMLDFLSEPVINGMICGIGLFLIFKSFAGFAGLPINTEVEWPLWIAWQTFLAMLEIGNMHAIHIGLVTLVVTVLARQFQPIRNAAILLGIIAGTLLSEYLNSRYGLENTLIEQTADMSAIGFVFPSLPLFTQEAMPDLISIIPGAITLALLGLFQTVAAMRRMNRKQGHYISARHGIFADSLSNCLLPFISSLPTCASFNRMWLMHAMGAVSRLAAVFSGLILLLLVLFFSDLIAIIPIPAMAATIMIVGANMIKWSDIKPHFHNLPEAIVFSASFVSVHVFGLFGAVICGSLLALAYAKWEKAHPNVSMDGNILRIKGNIYYGSLPVIESLFHKAISQQDELVVDFSAVHHIDPEGVRWLTELRKHEKVRFMDRRSGIDRRTGKRVKHSKTDRRQRRVL; this comes from the coding sequence ATGCACGCCTCCCTGATGAACCGCGGCAAAGACTACGCGATCGGCAACAGTCTGCTGGTAGGCCTCACCCTGGCGGTAGTAGTCCTGCCCCAGGCGATCGCCTTTTCCACGACCCTGGCAGGGCTGCCGCCCTACTTCGGCATCTATGCCGCTATCTGGGGCGTGCTGTTCACCGCCCTGCTCAACCCCTCGCGAATATTCCACGGCGGCCCGAACAGCGCCATGTCGGCGGTGATAGGCGTGACCCTGCTGCCGGTGGCACCCCAGTTCGGCAATGACTATATCGGCTACGCCCTGAGCCTGATTCTGATGGCTGGCGTCTTCCAGCTGCTGTTCCTGCTGATTCCCGCCCTCGGCCGCATGCTGGACTTTCTCAGTGAGCCTGTGATTAACGGCATGATCTGCGGCATAGGCCTGTTTCTGATCTTCAAATCCTTTGCGGGCTTTGCCGGCCTGCCGATTAATACAGAGGTGGAATGGCCCCTGTGGATAGCCTGGCAGACCTTCCTTGCCATGCTCGAAATTGGCAACATGCATGCCATCCACATAGGCCTGGTGACCCTGGTGGTCACCGTACTGGCGCGGCAGTTTCAGCCCATTCGCAATGCCGCCATCCTGCTGGGGATCATCGCCGGCACCCTGCTGTCGGAATACCTCAACAGCCGCTACGGCCTGGAAAATACCCTGATCGAGCAGACCGCCGACATGTCCGCCATTGGCTTTGTGTTCCCGTCCCTTCCGCTGTTCACCCAGGAAGCCATGCCCGACCTGATCAGCATTATTCCAGGTGCCATCACGCTGGCATTGCTGGGGCTGTTTCAGACGGTGGCTGCCATGCGCCGCATGAATCGCAAGCAGGGACACTACATCAGCGCGCGCCATGGCATCTTCGCCGACAGTCTCAGCAACTGCCTGCTGCCCTTTATATCCTCGCTGCCGACCTGTGCTTCGTTCAACCGCATGTGGCTGATGCACGCCATGGGGGCCGTCAGCCGCCTGGCAGCGGTTTTTTCAGGCCTGATACTGTTACTGCTGGTGCTGTTTTTCTCCGACCTTATTGCCATTATTCCGATCCCCGCCATGGCCGCCACCATCATGATCGTCGGCGCCAACATGATTAAGTGGTCGGATATAAAGCCGCATTTCCACAACCTCCCCGAAGCCATCGTATTTTCGGCATCCTTTGTATCGGTGCATGTTTTCGGGCTCTTTGGCGCGGTAATCTGTGGTTCCCTGCTGGCGCTGGCCTATGCGAAATGGGAAAAAGCCCACCCCAATGTGTCGATGGACGGCAATATTCTGCGCATCAAGGGCAACATCTATTATGGGTCTCTGCCGGTAATCGAATCCCTGTTCCACAAGGCCATAAGCCAACAGGATGAGCTGGTAGTGGATTTCTCGGCGGTACACCACATAGACCCGGAGGGCGTTCGCTGGCTCACAGAGCTCCGGAAGCATGAAAAGGTACGCTTCATGGACAGACGCAGTGGCATAGACAGACGCACCGGCAAGCGCGTCAAACACAGCAAGACCGATCGACGCCAGCGCCGGGTACTTTGA